The proteins below are encoded in one region of Alistipes communis:
- a CDS encoding DeoR/GlpR family DNA-binding transcription regulator, producing the protein MLSIAERRKYILDSLNRHGFVRVADMAAEMNVTKATVRKDMEFLESRNLLYRTHGSASPVNPLVQDVSVHVKSAVNSEIKQKIAVEAAGLICPDDSVFIASGSTVYAFAERIRPVGHLNVVTPSLRVAMLMNESEETTVTVLGGVLYKKSLSVRGEYAAQGFENVICSKLFFGADGIDSNFGITCATAEEATLTQKMMRASAKSVVLADSSKFGRRGFGRICSMERIDCIVTDDGISEQYRRLIEEAGVDLIVVKR; encoded by the coding sequence ATGCTGAGTATTGCCGAACGCCGTAAGTATATTCTCGATTCGCTGAATCGTCACGGATTCGTTCGTGTGGCCGATATGGCCGCCGAGATGAACGTGACCAAGGCGACCGTCCGCAAGGATATGGAGTTTTTGGAGAGCAGGAACCTGCTCTACCGCACGCACGGCAGCGCCAGTCCGGTCAATCCGTTGGTGCAGGATGTCAGCGTGCATGTCAAGAGCGCCGTCAACAGCGAAATCAAACAGAAGATCGCCGTGGAGGCGGCCGGGCTGATTTGTCCCGACGATTCGGTCTTCATCGCTTCGGGGTCGACCGTCTATGCCTTTGCCGAACGGATACGGCCGGTCGGGCATCTCAATGTAGTGACGCCGTCGCTGCGCGTGGCGATGCTGATGAACGAGTCGGAGGAGACGACGGTGACCGTGCTCGGAGGCGTGCTCTACAAGAAGTCGCTGTCGGTGCGGGGCGAATATGCGGCGCAGGGATTCGAGAATGTGATCTGTTCGAAACTCTTCTTCGGCGCGGACGGCATCGATTCCAATTTCGGCATCACCTGCGCCACGGCCGAAGAGGCCACGCTGACGCAGAAGATGATGCGGGCCTCGGCCAAGAGCGTCGTGCTGGCCGACTCGTCGAAATTCGGGCGGCGCGGTTTCGGCCGGATATGTTCGATGGAGCGGATCGACTGCATCGTTACAGACGACGGTATTTCGGAGCAGTACCGCAGGCTGATCGAGGAGGCCGGAGTCGATCTGATCGTCGTGAAACGCTGA